The Theropithecus gelada isolate Dixy chromosome 11, Tgel_1.0, whole genome shotgun sequence genome includes a region encoding these proteins:
- the LOC112634855 gene encoding biorientation of chromosomes in cell division protein 1-like, which produces MLASSSAARAATSTRTKPSVPEKSYLVSLDGRDVDHAGTMIPALPPGDPPLILEQLRRRGPVWQLPPVLRGPHRPQASLPKSRQKAEHSVSVHLDKQEWNPTMRKN; this is translated from the coding sequence ATGTTGGCCTCCTCCTCTGCTGCCCGCGCCGCCACCTCTACACGCACCAAGCCCTCTGTCCCGGAGAAGTCGTATTTGGTCTCCCTCGATGGGCGAGACGTGGACCATGCAGGCACCATGATCCCGGCGCTGCCTCCCGGGGACCCGCCGCTCATCCTGGAGCAGCTCAGGAGGCGGGGGCCCGTTTGGCAGCTTCCGCCGGTGCTGCGTGGCCCCCATAGACCCCAAGCCAGCTTACCAAAATCAAGGCAGAAGGCCGAGCATTCGGTGTCCGTACACCTGGACAAGCAGGAATGGAATCCTACGATGCGCAAAAACTGA
- the LOC112634853 gene encoding LOW QUALITY PROTEIN: olfactory receptor 8S1 (The sequence of the model RefSeq protein was modified relative to this genomic sequence to represent the inferred CDS: inserted 2 bases in 1 codon), translating to MALGNHSTITKFLLLGLSANPHVQALLFVLFLGIYLLTIMGNLMLLLVIRADSRLHTPMYFFLSHLSFVDLCFSSVIVPKMLENLLSQRKTISVEGCLAQVFFVFVTARTEACLLSGMAYDHYAAICRPLLYGQIMGKQLYKHLVWGSWGLGFLDALINVLPAVNMVFCEAKIIHHYSYEMPQLRXGIFLLVFLSYTRIISTILSISSTSGRSEAFTCSAHLTAVILYYGSALLRHLMPNSGSPIELIFSVQYTILTPMLNPLIYSLKNKEVKGERSLQDSSDLPQLHKGQARWNRLAFTEGRREPGAPESSVRVTPQPRGACTCSALHAAPTALQ from the exons ATGGCCTTGGGGAACCACAGCACCATCACCAAGTTCCTCCTGCTTGGGCTGTCTGCCAACCCCCACGTCCAGGCTCTGCTCTTTGTGCTGTTCCTGGGGATTTACCTCCTGACCATAATGGGGAACCTGATGCTGCTGCTGGTGATCAGGGCTGATTCTCGTCTCCACACGCCCATGTATTTCTTCCTGAGTCACCTCTCTTTTGTTGATCTCTGCTTCTCTTCAGTCATTGTGCCCAAGATGCTGGAGAACCTCCTGTCACAAAGGAAAACCATTTCAGTAGAGGGCTGCCTGGCTCAGGTCTTCTTTGTGTTTGTCACTGCAAGGACTGAAGCCTGCCTTCTCTCAGGAATGGCCTATGACCACTATGCTGCCATCTGCCGCCCACTGCTTTATGGACAGATCATGGGTAAACAACTGTATAAGCACCTCGTGTGGGGCTCATGGGGACTGGGCTTTCTGGACGCACTCATCAATGTCCTCCCAGCTGTAAACATGGTCTTTTGTGAAGCCAAAATCATTCACCACTACAGCTATGAGATGCCACAGCTTAG TGGCATCTTCCTTTTGGTCTTCTTATCCTACACCCGTATAATCTCTACCATCCTAAGCATCAGCTCTACCTCAGGCAGAAGCGAGGCCTTCACCTGCTCTGCCCACCTCACTGCAGTGATACTTTACTATGGTTCAGCTTTGCTCCGCCATCTCATGCCAAACTCAGGTTCCCCCATAGAGTTGATCTTCTCTGTGCAGTATACTATACTCACTCCCATGCTGAATCCCCTCATCTATAGCCTGAAAAATAAGGAAGTGAAG GGGGAAAGAAGCCTCCAGGACAGCAGTGATTTGCCTCAGCTGCACAAAGGCCAGGCCAGATGGAACAGACTAGCCTTCACCGAAGGCCGCAGGGAGCCCGGAGCCCCGGAGTCAAGCGTTCGGGTCACGCCTCAACCCCGAGGGGCCTGCACATGCTCCGCGCTGCACGCGGCGCCCACGGCCCTGCAGTGA